The window CTTGGTTTTTGGATTTCCGCGGCGAGTCCGGCATCGCCTTCAATGGCCAGACGCCGATCCAAGCCAACTATTTCTTCACCCAGCCGGTCGGCGCCCTCTCCGACGAGGCGCCGGTTTCGGCCTACGTTTACCGGCCGGGCAGCTCCGAGGACCCGCTTCGTTTCAACATCGGAATCCACGGTTTCAGCACCGGCTTTCGTTTCGCCCGCGATTTCCAGATCCGTTTCGGACGGCATCGTTACGATCAGCCCGAATACCAGCAACTGCTGATCGCCCATTCCTACAGCGCCCAGGTCAACTACGCCAACGTGACGATTCCACTGGATTGGCTCGGCGGTGAGTTTCGTTACGATCGCCGGCGACCGGAAGAGCCGGTGCGTCAGCTCCTCTTCAGTCTCGGCGGGCTGAACGGCGCCGATGGAACGGCCCTGGGCATGGCCCAAGGGCTGATCACCCTGGCCTTTGCCGAGGGGCGGGAAGCGCCGCGCCTGACCTTGACCGGCTACGCCAGCCTCCGCTCCAATCCTCAACCCGAGACCGGCCCGATTCCCGATCCGGGGATCACCCACGGCGAAGGCTTCGCCGCGACTTTCGATTACGGCATCTTCACCGGCGGAGCCGGCTTCGCCCACCGTTACGGCTCTTCGCACAACACGCTTGAGCTGGAGGCCACCGACGAGCGCCACGTCGGAACCTTGCTGGCCGATTTTCATCCCGGCGATTGGCGATTTCGCGGCGTGGTTTCCTTTCTGGGGCGGGCTTCGGCCCGGGACGCCGCGGTGACGCCGGCGGTGGCCGCGACCGAGACTCATACCGAATTCAGCGTCGGCTATTCGCCGGTCCAGGGCCTGACTTTCTCGCTGGGCTACCGCGGAGCTTACGGCGAGGACGGCGGAGCTCCCGGTCGAGACCTGTCGACCCACATGGGCTTCCTCGGAATGGCGACCAATTTTCAGGGCGAGGTTCCCTTTTCGGGAAATTAATCATGACGGCTCCCTCGATAGGCTCGCGCCTTTTACCCCGTCTTGGCTTTCATTCCGGCCAGGAGGACGAAGCCCCGCCGCCCGGCGCCGGTGAGCTCCTTCGCCTGATGATGTACGGCCATGCCCGGGTCGAGCTCACCCAGTTGACGAGGCCCGACGGAGCCGTGGCCCGCCAGATGGTTTGGAGCGTCGGTTTGCCGCCGATCGGCCGCTTGGCGACGCGAATGACCCTGAACGATTTCAGCGGAATGCCGACCGCGATTCACGGCGAGGTCATCCTCGGATGGAAGCCCTTTTCGGTAGGCGCCTCGCTCGGCCGGAGCCGGAAAGAAATTATCGTCACTTGGTTTCGTCGTTATCAGCCCTCGATCCTCACCACCAACCGCGAAATCACCCGGCTGGTGGTGCGGGGGCGAAATGCTGAGGTCCAGCATCTCGAGGAGTTGAAGCTTTACGGCCGTTCGCTCTCCACCCTCGAGATCGGGCGAGCGCATACGGTCCAATTTTCGCGGGAGCATTACCGGGAAGCCCGGGCCAGCCTCCAGCGTGAAGGTAGCGTCGAAGCCTCGGCCTTTTTGCGTCGCCATTATCCCCACGTCGACGAAGGGTTTCTGCGCCAAACCCTGCGGCGACCGCGTTTCAGCGCCATCGGCTTCGGCCTTGAGCTGGCGGCCACTTATGGAGCGGCCTGGGGACTTTCCCACTACCTCGACGAAGGGCCGCTTCGCCATGCCGCCCAGAACGGGGCGGCCTATGCTCTCGCCTCGGTTTTTCGCCAAGGTCTCGGCGGTTTGGCGCCGGCTCGCTTGAGTGGGGCCGTCGCCGAGGCGCTGCCGTTGGCCCTGATTCACGGCGGCTTGGCCGCCGGCGCCGACGCCGTTGGTCTGCGATTCCCTGGCCGTTGGCTGGCCGAGGACTTCGGCTCTTTGGCGATTTACGGCTATGCCCGTGGGGTCTTGTTCCCGCGCTTCCTGGCAACGGCTGCGGTCGCGGAGACAAGGCTCCTCGCGAGCGGCTCGCTCGCGGCCGAAGCCCGCCTGGCCTCGCGGCTTCATTGGGGCCTGACAGCGGCGCTCTTGCTTGGCGTCGCGGTCTACGCCCAGACTCGGCCGGCGGTGCCCTTGGCCTTGAGTTGGGAGGAGTTCGAGGCGCGGCACGGCGATGCCGAGCGGAAGCGTTGGAATTTGCGGCCTGGGCCCTGCGATCACCATTGGGCCGTGCCCTTGGTCGCCAGAATCTTGGATGGCGGGTCCGAAGGGCCGCTGCAGGAGGAAATCAACCGGATCGGCCCGCGGCTGGGAAGGGCCTTGGAGAGGATATCGCCCGGCCGCCGCGAGGAGCTCGCCGCCAGTCTCGGCGAGAACGGCCTCCGCGAGTTACTTTCGCTCTCCCGTGAATGCGATCCCGAGCTTTTTTGGGAAGGCTTGCTCCATTTGGCCCGGCGGCTCGAGCGGGCCGAAAAGTTTCAAGGTGCCGCGATGTTGCGTTATCCGATCCTGATCCAGAACGAATTTCCCGGCATCCGCCAGCGGGCTCGTCAGGACCAGGAATCTTTCTGGGTCTGAGCTCAAGGAGCGAAAAAGCCGCAACTATCGGGGGTTTTATGGCGAAGATGAATCATAGCCGTGAGCGCCGGCCGAATTTCTCGGCTTGACAGAAAAAACCGGCTACTTTAAGCAGAGCAAAGATGTATCAAGGTTTCGCTCAAATTTCTCTCCCCACCGTCGGCAGCATGGCCTGTTGTTGTGCCATGTGTATCGAGCCGGCGTCGTGCGGGAGGAGCGAATCCAACCTTTCGTAAGCCTCTCTCAAAGCCCATCCCTCGGGCGCCGGCCTAACCGAATAATCCCAAACCAAAGCTAAACGTTAACCCAAGCCCGCTTCATCGCGAGCTCGATGCCTTGGCCGGCATACGAAAGGAAATTTATGAGTTCCCCGTCCGAAAGAAACCCCCATTCTTCAATCGGCTCCAAACCGGAGCTTCCGGCTCAGGTCGAGCGGGAAATTCTCCGGGCCATCGAAGGCCTGGCCTACGGCTCGGTCGAGATCGTCGTTCACGATTCCAAAGTCGTCCAAATCGAGCGCAAGGAGAAGGTCCGATTCAATTGACCATCGAGCGCTTCCGGCCTTTCCGACCACGGGTGGCAGATTCCCATTTACAAAATATTTCCGCCTGACCGGACCGCCGGAAGCTTGATGGAAAATTGGAGATGATTCCCATGCGTTCCCATTTGCGAATTTTATTGATTGCGATTTTTCTAAGCGGACTGAGTTTCGGCGCGGCCGAAGCCAAGTCCAAGAGCTCCGCGCCCTCGCGCGAAGCCCTCCTCGAGCAAAGGCTCGAGGAGCTGGAGCAGAAACAAAAAGTCCTCGAGCGGAACCTCGAGCTGAAGGAAGAAGCCGAGAAGGAGAAAGCCAAGGATAAGCCGGTCATCAAGGCGAGCAGCGGCGGCATCTCGATCGGCTCGGCTGACGGCAACAACGAGATCCGCTTTCGCGGCCTCATCCAGGCCGATGCCCGTTTCTACCTGGACCGGGACGGGCAGGGCGCGGTCAACACCTTCATCGCCCGCCGGATCCGGCCCTATATCGAAGGACGCTTCGCCAAGCGCTGGGACTTCCGGATTATGCCCGATTTCGGCGAAGGCAAGGTGGTGCTCCAGGACGCTTGGATCAACACCACGATCTTCCCCGAGCTCAAGGTTCAGTTGGGCAAGTTCAAGGAGCCGGTCGGTCTCGAGCGCCTCGAATCGGCCTCGGCCCTCCACTTCGTCGAGCGCGGCTTTCCGACCGAATTGGCTCCCAACCGCGACCTCGGCGTGATGCTGAACGGCGAGATCCTCGATGGCGTGTTGAACTACCAAGCCGGCGTCTTCAACGGGGTCTTTGACGGCGGCAGCGCCGACTTCGACATCAACAACTCCAAGGACTTCGCCGGCCGGGTTTTCGCCCATCCCTTCAAGAAGACTTCGATCGAGCCCTTGCAGAAGTTGGGGATCGGCGTCTCGGGCAGCGTCGGTCAAGGCACCGGCACTTTGACCGATCCGCAGCTGGGAACCTACAAGACTCCCGGCCGCCAGACCTGGTTCAGCTACATCAATACCCCCGGCACCAACGTGGTCTTCGCCGACGGCGAGCGCTGGCGCGTTTCGCCCCAAGGTTATTATTACTACAAGGGCTTCGGCCTCTTAGGCGAATACATCGTCAGCAGCCAAAAGGTGAACGGGGTCGGCGCCGTCGCGCCGGTCGCCATCCAGAACCAAGCCTGGCAGATCGCGGCCAACTACGTGATCGGGGCCGACAACTCCTTCGGCAACATCAAGCCGCGCAAGCCGCTGGGCTGGAAGAAGGGCGGCACCGGTGCTTTCGAGTTCGGCGTCCGCTACAACGAAGCCAAGATCGACCAAGACGCCTTCCCGCTCTTTGCCGATCCCAACAAGTCGGCCCGCAAGGCCAAGAACTGGGGTGTTGCCTTTAACTGGATAATCAACGAAAACGCCAAGCTCTACATCGACTTCGAGCAGACCCATTTCGACGGCGGCGGCAAGGGCGGCACCGATAAGAAGACCGAAAATGTGATTCTCAATCGTTACCAACTGAACTTCTAAGCTGAAGAAGGAATTTTCATGAAAACATCGAACCGAATCAAGTCTCTCTTGCTTAGCGCCTCGCTGATCTTGGGACTCAGCGGCACCGCTTCGGCGGTCTCCCTGCTCAATGTTTCCTACGATCCGACCCGCGAGCTTTACCAAGACTATAACGCGGCCTTCGCCAAATATTGGCAGGCCAAGAATCCGGCGGCGCCGGTCGACGTCAAGCAATCCCATGGCGGATCGGGCAAGCAAGCCCGGTCCGTCATCGACGGATTGGAGGCCGACGTGGTCACCCTGGCCCTGGCCTACGACATCGACGCCATCGCCGAAAAGGGCCGGCTGCTGCCGGCCAACTGGCAGACCCGCTTGCCGAACAACAGCTCGCCCTACACCTCGACCATCGTCTTCCTGGTGCGGAAGGGCAATCCCAAGGGGATCAAAGACTGGAACGACTTGGCCAAGCCCGGCGTCTCGGTCATCACCCCCAACCCCAAGACCTCGGGCGGCGCCCGTTGGAATTACTTGGCGGCCTGGGCCTACGCCCTAAAGCAGCCGGGCGGCAGCGACTCCACCGCCAAGGAATTCGTAGCCAAGCTCTACAAGAACGTTCCGGTCCTTGACTCGGGCGCCCGCGGCTCGACCACGACCTTCGTCGAGCGGGGCATCGGCGACGTTTTCATCTCTTGGGAGAACGAGGCTCTGCTGGTGACCAAGGACATCGGCAAGGATAAGTTCGAGATCGTGGTTCCTTCGCTCAGCATCCTGGCCGAACCGCCGGTCTCGCTGGTCGACAAGGTCGTCGATAAGCGCGGCACCCGAGCGGTGGCTCAGGCCTATCTGGAGTACCTCTACACTCCCGAGGGGCAGGAGATCGCGGCCAAGCATTACTATCGCCCGCGCCTCGCGGCGGTGGCGGCGAAATACACGGCCCAGTTCCCCAAGCTCAACCTGATCACCATCGATGAAGTTTTCGGCGGCTGGAAGAAGGCCCAAGCGGCTCATTTCGGCGATGGCGGAACCTTCGACCAAATCTATCAACCCGGAAGCTGATCGAAAGAAGAGGTATTTTTATGAAACTGAAACGAATCCTGCTCGGCGCCACCGCGCTGAGCCTCTTGGCGGCTCCGGGGGCCCAGGCGGCGGTCAGCCTCTTGAATGTCTCTTACGACGTGACCCGGGAGTTCTACAAAGACGTCAACGCCAACTTCGCGACCTTCTGGAAGCAGAAGGCCGGCGAGGACGTCACTATCCAGCAGTCCCATGGCGGCTCGACCAAGCAGGCCCGTTCGGTCATCGACGGCCTGGAAGCCGACGTGGTGACGATGAATCAGCAGACCGACGTCGACGCCATTGCCGAGATCGGCAAGCTGATTCCGACCGATTGGCGGACCCGCTTACCCAACAACAGCGCGCCTTACACCTCGACCATTGTCTTCCTGGTGCGGAAGGGCAATCCCAAGGCCATCAAGGACTGGAATGACCTGGTGAAGCCGGGTGTCTCAGTCGTGGTGCCCAATCCCAAAACCTCGGGCAACGGCCGCTACAGCTACTTGGCGGCCTACGGCTATGCCTTGAAGACCAACGGCAACGATCCGGCCAAGGCCAAGGACTTCGTCGGCAAGCTCTTCAAGAACGTTCCGGTCCTGGACACCGGTGGAAGGGGAGCCAGCACGACTTTCGTCCAGCGCGGGATCGGCGACGTCCTGCTGACCTTCGAATCGGAAGTCCTGCTGATCAAGAAGGACGCCGGTGGTGAAGCCTTCGAGCCGGTGGTTCCCTCGGTCTCAGTCGAAGCCGAGGCTCCGGTGGCCTGGGTCGACAAGTACGTCAACAAACATGGGACTTTGAACCTGGCCAAGGGCTATCTCGAATACCTCTATAGCCCGGCCGGCCAGGAATTGGCCGCCAAACATTACCTCCGGCCTCGGTCGGCCGAAGTCCTGGCCAAGTATTCGGCCCAATTTCCGAAGATCGGTCTTTTCTCAGTTGACCAAGTCTTCGGAAGCTGGAAGCAAGCCCAGAAGGAGCATTTCGCCGACGGCGGACTTTTCGACCAGATCTACCAGACCGCGGCGAAATAAATCGACCGATGGCATTCAAGCGAAAGCATCGCGTTCTACCCGGTTTCGGGCTCACCCTGGGCTTTACGATCTTCTATCTCAGCGTGATCGTCCTGATTCCGCTTTCGACGCTGTTCTTGAAGACCGCCACCCTGAGCTGGGAGACCTTCGCCAGCACGGTGACGTCGCCGCGGGTCGTGGCGGCCTTCAAGCTGAGTTTGACCGCCTCGGGGATCGCCGCCATCCTAAATACCGTCTTCGGCCTCTTGGTCGCCTGGGTCTTGGTCCGGTACCGCTTTCCGTTGAAGCGGCTGATCGACGGCTTGGTCGACCTGCCTTTCGCCTTGCCGACGGCGGTGGCCGGCATCGCCTTGACCGCCCTTTACTCGGAGAACGGCTGGATCGGGCATTACCTGCAAAAGGTTGGCATCCAGGGGGCCTATTCGCGCTTCGGCATCGTCATCGCCTTGACCTTCATCGGATTGCCCTTCGTGGTGCGGACGGTCCAGCCGATCCTGGAGGAGCTCCGGCCGGAGAACGAAGAGGCCGCGGCCTCGCTGGGCGCCGGCCGGCTCCGGACTTTTTGGAAGGTGATCCTGCCCGAGCTCAAGCCGGCCTTGCTGACCGGCTTCGCCTTGGCCTTCGCCCGGGCCCTGGGCGAATACGGCTCGGTCGTTTTCATCTCGGGCAACATGCCCTTCAAGACCGAGATCACGCCGCTCTTGATCATGACCAAGCTCGAGCAATTCGAATACGCTCAGGCCACCGCGGTGGCGGTGGTGATGCTGGCGGTTTCCTTTCTCATTCTATTGTTCATCAACCTCGTCAATTGGAAGAGTCAGGCCGCGATGACGCGCTAGACCTGGGATCACTATGGCTTCGGTAATCAGTCGTTTGGGAAAAGGGGATGGCGGGGCGGCGTCGCGGGCTACCACCGAGTCGGCGCCGGTGCGTTGGCTCTTGATCCTTTTAGCCATTCTATTCCTGGGCTTTTTCCTGGTCGTGCCCTTGGTCGAAGTCTTTTCCAAGGCCTTCGCCGAGGGATGGAAGCTGTTCGCGGCTTCGATCCGGGAGCCCGAGACGATGTCGGCGATCCGGCTGACCCTGATCACCGCCGGGGTCGCGGTGCCGCTCAACATTATATTCGGACTGGCTTCGGCCTGGGCGATCTCCAAGTTCGATTTCCGGGGGAAGAATTTTCTCATCACCCTGATCGACCTGCCCTTCAGCGTGTCGCCGGTCATCTCCGGCATGATCTTCGTCCTGCTCTTCGGCGCCCAGGGCTTCTTTTGGCCGGTCTATCAATGGCTGTTCGGCCACTTGTTGAGCTTCTTCATTCAACAAAACTGGAGCTATGGCTGGATCGTCTATCTGATCGACAACCAGCCCAAGATCATCTTCCATCCCATCGGCATCATCTTGGCGACGATCTTCGTGACCTTTCCCTTCGTGGCCCGGGAGCTGATTCCGCTCATGCAGGCCCAGGGCCGGGAGGAAGAAGAAGCGGCGATGACCTTGGGCGCCGGCGGCCTGCGGACTTTCTGGAAGGTGACCCTGCCCAACATCAAATGGGGCCTGCTTTATGGGG of the bacterium genome contains:
- a CDS encoding porin, translating into MRSHLRILLIAIFLSGLSFGAAEAKSKSSAPSREALLEQRLEELEQKQKVLERNLELKEEAEKEKAKDKPVIKASSGGISIGSADGNNEIRFRGLIQADARFYLDRDGQGAVNTFIARRIRPYIEGRFAKRWDFRIMPDFGEGKVVLQDAWINTTIFPELKVQLGKFKEPVGLERLESASALHFVERGFPTELAPNRDLGVMLNGEILDGVLNYQAGVFNGVFDGGSADFDINNSKDFAGRVFAHPFKKTSIEPLQKLGIGVSGSVGQGTGTLTDPQLGTYKTPGRQTWFSYINTPGTNVVFADGERWRVSPQGYYYYKGFGLLGEYIVSSQKVNGVGAVAPVAIQNQAWQIAANYVIGADNSFGNIKPRKPLGWKKGGTGAFEFGVRYNEAKIDQDAFPLFADPNKSARKAKNWGVAFNWIINENAKLYIDFEQTHFDGGGKGGTDKKTENVILNRYQLNF
- a CDS encoding YezD family protein, yielding MSSPSERNPHSSIGSKPELPAQVEREILRAIEGLAYGSVEIVVHDSKVVQIERKEKVRFN
- the cysW gene encoding sulfate ABC transporter permease subunit CysW yields the protein MASVISRLGKGDGGAASRATTESAPVRWLLILLAILFLGFFLVVPLVEVFSKAFAEGWKLFAASIREPETMSAIRLTLITAGVAVPLNIIFGLASAWAISKFDFRGKNFLITLIDLPFSVSPVISGMIFVLLFGAQGFFWPVYQWLFGHLLSFFIQQNWSYGWIVYLIDNQPKIIFHPIGIILATIFVTFPFVARELIPLMQAQGREEEEAAMTLGAGGLRTFWKVTLPNIKWGLLYGVILCNARAMGEFGAVSVVSGHIRGLTNTMPLQVQILYDEHQTVAAFAVASLLALLALLTLAGKGLVEWRAHRAA
- a CDS encoding sulfate ABC transporter substrate-binding protein encodes the protein MKTSNRIKSLLLSASLILGLSGTASAVSLLNVSYDPTRELYQDYNAAFAKYWQAKNPAAPVDVKQSHGGSGKQARSVIDGLEADVVTLALAYDIDAIAEKGRLLPANWQTRLPNNSSPYTSTIVFLVRKGNPKGIKDWNDLAKPGVSVITPNPKTSGGARWNYLAAWAYALKQPGGSDSTAKEFVAKLYKNVPVLDSGARGSTTTFVERGIGDVFISWENEALLVTKDIGKDKFEIVVPSLSILAEPPVSLVDKVVDKRGTRAVAQAYLEYLYTPEGQEIAAKHYYRPRLAAVAAKYTAQFPKLNLITIDEVFGGWKKAQAAHFGDGGTFDQIYQPGS
- a CDS encoding sulfate ABC transporter substrate-binding protein, whose translation is MKLKRILLGATALSLLAAPGAQAAVSLLNVSYDVTREFYKDVNANFATFWKQKAGEDVTIQQSHGGSTKQARSVIDGLEADVVTMNQQTDVDAIAEIGKLIPTDWRTRLPNNSAPYTSTIVFLVRKGNPKAIKDWNDLVKPGVSVVVPNPKTSGNGRYSYLAAYGYALKTNGNDPAKAKDFVGKLFKNVPVLDTGGRGASTTFVQRGIGDVLLTFESEVLLIKKDAGGEAFEPVVPSVSVEAEAPVAWVDKYVNKHGTLNLAKGYLEYLYSPAGQELAAKHYLRPRSAEVLAKYSAQFPKIGLFSVDQVFGSWKQAQKEHFADGGLFDQIYQTAAK
- the cysT gene encoding sulfate ABC transporter permease subunit CysT — encoded protein: MAFKRKHRVLPGFGLTLGFTIFYLSVIVLIPLSTLFLKTATLSWETFASTVTSPRVVAAFKLSLTASGIAAILNTVFGLLVAWVLVRYRFPLKRLIDGLVDLPFALPTAVAGIALTALYSENGWIGHYLQKVGIQGAYSRFGIVIALTFIGLPFVVRTVQPILEELRPENEEAAASLGAGRLRTFWKVILPELKPALLTGFALAFARALGEYGSVVFISGNMPFKTEITPLLIMTKLEQFEYAQATAVAVVMLAVSFLILLFINLVNWKSQAAMTR